One window of the Cryptococcus gattii WM276 chromosome E, complete sequence genome contains the following:
- a CDS encoding rRNA-processing protein FCF1 (Similar to TIGR gene model, INSD accession AAW43655.1) translates to MIKPSDPRLKENVEKAAKKAEKEKAAEERKAVAQVSSSLFLSHNTDLGPPYRILVDTNFINFSIQNKIELVQGMMDCLMAKCIPTITDCVLAELEKLGPKYRLALKIAKDPRFERLHCDHNGTYADDCLVQRVTVHKCYIVATCDRDLRRRIRKVPGVPLMYVVKRRYQIERLPEGGASF, encoded by the exons ATGATCAAGCCCAGCGACCCTCGGCT GAAGGAAAATGTCGAAAAGGCAGCAAAGAAGGCcgagaaggaaaaggcCGCGGAAGAACGCAAGGCTGT TGCCCAAGTGTCCTCAAGTCTTTTCCTTTCGCACAACACAGACCTCGGTCCTCCATACCGTATTTTGGTGGATACCAACTTCATCAATTTCTCGATCCAGAACAAAATCGAGCTTGTGCAGGGGATGATGGATTGCTTGATGGCCAAGTGTATCCCGACAATAACGGATTGTGTGTTGGCGGAGTTGGAGAAGTTGGGACCAAAGTACAGGCTTGCGTTGAA GATTGCAAAGGACCCGAGGTTTGAGAGATTACATTGTGACC ACAATGGTACATATGCGGACGACTGTCTTGTCCAGCGAGTTACCGTGCATAAATGCTACATTGTTGCCACT TGCGATAGGGACCTCCGAAGGCGTATAAGAAAAGTTCCTGGTGTACCGCTCATGTATGTCGTCAAGCGTAGGTACCAGATTGAGAGATTACCGGA GGGAGGCGCTTCTTTCTAG
- a CDS encoding actin cytoskeleton organization and biogenesis-related protein, putative (Similar to TIGR gene model, INSD accession AAW43657.1), translating into MSMLPPKSPSVKRFAQNAEKRSTSPNPSLLMNLNTPSPAAAKQPKVVLGVCAMDVKARSKAMREIITRLVDIEKGGLEVKIFGDVVILEEDITHWPPVDVLISFFSTDFPLPKAIAYTQLPNRTPPISINSLSMQSLLWDRRLVLAILDHIGVPTPSRAEISRDGGPRIPRSLRRQVRRELGLVLPGPKAKDEDEWGEVIIPEKWRGKQRKDTVPKATEVILREDGDAILVGDKVIEKPFVEKPVDGENHNVFIYYKGGGGRRLFRKVGNKSSEYDPNLYHPRTIGSFIYEEFINVDNAEDIKVYTVGSKFSHAETRKSPVVDGLVRRNADGKETRFITPLSEAENQYARDVVEAFGQRVCGFDLLRCEGGSRSMVIDVNGWSFVKGNQAYYDKAAEILSGVCQLARERKVQGIQAGLASTATVNAPSGGSTTSTLRATVTVLRHADRTPKMKLKFSFPAHEAWSQPFLRLLRGHREEIILRDTHQLQYILAAAEESSQTPGITQEQLLKLSQIKEALWKKMSFPGTKAQLKPSFVKKKGDKSEKKDKKKKNAEKEDEGDDTETEGRKKVNDWLRKGESAQAATTDSTLPIEPPTSVTDSVDATPQPHMPRSPEPEVTQDGTAHGKHAGCVNDPDIPEGLEKMQLVVKWGGESTHSSRYQSRDLGDAFKKDIMIMNKDVLNNVKIYTSSERRVINTAQIFAHALLGVEGSSSSSASSIANARNPPEQGPQISHLIQRRDLLDDNNAAKDLCTDAKKKLKMLLRTGETERRPDLAWPKSFKKEPVEVVSDVIEQLTELRAIMRRNYENGNVEKIPQQRWCSGDSPWLFKERWEKIFDDWVGVKQEKFDPSRVSELYDSIKYDSLHNRTFLFAVFDPEGKGQASKAGAPNQDRRLHDLYGRAKALFDLVAPQEYGFDAEAKEEIGVLTSLPLLRKVWEDLDEAKTTGKSLACFYFTKESHITTFVHLLLASGLPFTNVRIPELDYCSHCTIELWEKSTGSGQKDFSIRLSISEGAHSPAVLDSNVDARHSLTVQPRKKLSSHIDYELARQCFSKHFNKGLSFSTTPLEGDEVYLKKSIEDESVLPLSSLQHKAGDETPRMISSASSDRSHPGASDGGW; encoded by the exons ATGTCCATGCTCCCGCCCAAATCCCCTTCCGTCAAGCGTTTCGCTCAAAATGCTGAGAAGCGGTCCACTTCCCCCAATCCATCGCTACTCATGAACCTCAATACACCATCTCCGGCAGCTGCGAAGCAGCCCAAGGTGGTACTTGGTGTGTGCGCGATGGACGTCAAAGCGAGGAGCAAGGCTATGCGAGAGATCATTACGAGGCTGGTTGATATCGAGAAGGGAGGTTTGGAGGTTAAAATCTTTGGAGACGTTGTTATCCTTGAAGAAG ACATCACCCATTGGCCTCCTGTAGATGTactcatctccttcttctcaaccGACTTCCCCCTCCCCAAAGCCATTGCTTACACTCAACTTCCCAATCGCACGCCTCCCATCTCCATCAACTCCCTTTCCATGCAATCGCTCTTGTGGGACCGCCGACTCGTTCTTGCTATTCTGGACCATATTGGCGTGCCCACTCCTAGCCGAGCTGAGATATCAAGGGATGGTGGGCCTCGTATCCCTAGGTCTTTAAGGAGGCAGGTCCGGAGGGAGTTGGGTTTGGTGCTGCCCGGTCCCAAGGcgaaagatgaagatgaatgGGGAGAAGTGATTATCCCTGAGAAATGGAGAGGGAAACAGAGAAAGGATACGGTGCCAAAGGCCACGGAAGTGATCTTGCGAGAAGATGGCGATGCCATCCTCGTCGGTGATAAAGTTATTGAGAAGCCTTTTGTCGAAAAGCCCGTTGATGGAGAGAACCACAATGTGTTCATCTATTATAAGGGTGGcggaggaagaagattgtTTCGAAAG GTTGGTAACAAGTCGAGCGAGTATGACCCAAACCTTTACCATCCTCGAACCATCGGGTCTTTCATCTACGAGGAGTTTATCAATGTTGACAACG CCGAAGACATCAAGGTCTATACTGTCGGCTCCAAGTTCTCTCACGCCGAGACTCGTAAATCTCCGGTCGTCGATGGCCTCGTTCGTCGTAACGCGGATGGTAAAGAGACCCGTTTTATCACTCCCCTTTCAGAAGCCGAGAACCAGTACGCTCGGGATGTTGTTGAAGCATTTGGACAACGCGTGTGCGGTTTTGACCTTTTGAGATGTGAAGGCGGGTCGAGAAGTATGGTTATTGATGTGAATGGATGGAGTTTCGTCAAGGGTAATCAG GCGTATTATG ATAAGGCTGCCGAGATTCTCTCTGGAGTTTGTCAACTCGCTCGGGAGCGCAAAGTCCAAGGTATCCAGGCTGGATTGGCCTCTACTGCTACCGTCAATGCTCCCTCAGGTGGATCAACCACAAGTACTCTCCGCGCAACCGTCACTGTACTTCGTCACGCTGATCGTACACCTAAGATGAAGTTGAAG TTTTCTTTCCCGGCACATGAGGCATGGTCGCAGCCTTTCCTTCGACTTCTTCGTGGCCACAGAGAAGAGATTATCCTTCGTGACACGCATCAGCTCCAATACATTCTCGCCGCGGCTGAAGAATCGTCTCAGACTCCCGGTATCACCCAAGAACAACTTCTCAAACTTTCTCAAATCAAAGAAGCGctttggaagaagatgagtTTCCCAGGGACCAAGGCACAGCTCAAGCCCAGCTTCGTGAAAAAGAAGGGGGACAAAagtgagaagaaggataaaaaaaagaagaatgcggaaaaggaagatgaaggtgaCGATACCGAGACGGAGGGCAGGAAAAAAGTCAACGATTGGCTCAGAAAGGGAGAATCAGCACAGGCAGCTACTACGGATTCGACTCTCCCTATTGAGCCCCCTACGTCTGTGACAGACAGTGTTGACGCCACACCTCAGCCTCACATGCCCCGCAGTCCCGAGCCTGAAGTCACTCAGGATGGAACAGCACATGGCAAGCACGCGGGATGCGTTAATGACCCAGATATCCCTGAAGGTCTTGAAAAGATGCAATTGGTTGTCAAGTGGGGTGGTGAAAGCACACATTCATCGAGGTATCAGAGTAGAGATTTAGGAGATGCTTTCAAAAAGGACATCATGATCATGA ACAAGGATGTACTGAACAATGTCAAGATCTATACTTCATCCGAGAGACGAGTCATC AACACTGCTCAAATCTTCGCTCACGCCCTCCTCGGCGTAGAAGGCAGCTCGTCCTCTTCTGCATCCTCCATAGCCAATGCGCGCAACCCACCCGAGCAAGGTCCTCAGATTAGTCATCTTATCCAAAGACGAGACCTCTTGGATGATAATAATGCGGCCAAGGACCTTTGCACGGAtgcgaagaagaaattGAAGATGCTGCTGAGGACTGGTGAGACCGAAAGGAGACCTGATCTTGCTTGGCCAAAGTCGTTCAAAAAAGAACCGGTAGAGGTTGTCTCT GATGTTATTGAGCAACTCACCGAACTTCGCGCAATCATGCGACGCAACTATGAAAACGGTAACGTCGAAAAGATTCCTCAACAGAGATGGTGCAGCGGCGACAGTCCTTGGTTGTTCAAAGAACGATGGGAAAAGATCTTTGATGACTGGGTTGGAGTGAAGCAGGAGAAATTTGATCCGTCAAGGGTATCTGAGCTATATGACAGT ATCAAATACGACAGTTTGCACAATCGAACGTTCTTGTTTGCTGTCTTTGACCCCGAGGGTAAAGGACAAGCCAGTAAAGCGGGCGCGCCTAACCAAGACCGAC GCCTTCACGATCTCTATGGTCGTGCCAAGGCACTTTTCGACCTTGTTGCTCCTCAGGAATACGGTTTCGACGCTGAAGCCAAGGAAGAAATCGGTGTACTCACTAGCTTACCCCTATTGCGTAAAGTATGGGAAGATCTCGACGAAGCAAAGACGACCGGCAAATCATTGGCCTGTTTCTACTTTACCAAGGAATCCCACATCACCACCTTTGTTCACCTCTTGCTTGCTTCCGGTTTGCCGTTCACTAATGTAAGGATCCCCGAGTTGGATTACTGCTCGCATTGTACGATTGAGTTGTGGGAAAAGTCGACGGGAAGCGGGCAGAAGGACTTTTCAATCAGGCTGTCGATTAGCGAGGGAGCGCATAGTCCGGCGGTGTTGGATAGCAACGTCGATGCT AGGCATAGTTTGACAGTTCAACCGAGGAAGAAGCTTAGCTCGCATATCGATTACGAGCTCGCCCGACAATGTTTCTCGAAACACTTTAACAAGGGCTTGTCATTCTCCACCACTCCACTCGAG GGCGACGAGGTTTACCTCAAGAAATCTATTGAAGACGAATCAGTCCTTCCATTGTCATCTTTGCAGCACAAGGCGGGGGACGAGACGCCTAGGATGATCAGCTCCGCGAGTAGTGACAGAAGTCATCCTGGAGCTAGTGACGGAGGATGGTAG